The genomic segment GGGCTAGAGAAAATACCTGGGTGGGAAACTAGGAGAACATTTCACCACAGTGTGTGTTTGAAAAGAAATGGCCAATGAAGGTGCTTGAACTTAAATACAATCTATTCGTTAACAATAGATAGGTTCAGCGGAAAGATGCAAGATTTCAGGTTTGCTGTCCTGGACTGTTTTACCACAAACCACCCCTCAAATCATTTATGTAGAAGTGATGCTTCAGGCAGTACCAGAGCAAGGCTTTCACTCACTTACTACAACTTCACCCATGTCCTAGACAGGTGTTTCTATTCCAAGGCTCATGAGTTGACAGACTTCCTACTATCTCTGTAATACAGATATTTGGGTCATTTTTAGAACATACAAGAAAAGAAGTATAATATTTTCTCAGAACAGAACCCtgggaaaaatgtaatttctatTACCCTCTAAAAAAATCCTCCCAACAGTTCAAATCTACAGCTAACACTGTAGAGGAACCActatttcaaaagaaatgtaCCATATGGAAACAGAGTAATTCCAAAGATAAAGTGATGCctaaaaaaaagtgtttctccTTGTAACTGAAGTACTTGCTTCAAGATTAGAAATGGGATAGTTCTtggagggagcagagaggagagtaatgcaaattaaaacaacttactaaaaaaaaattagtccaTGCTCGTATAAATGCTCAGCTGGAATCACTGTAACTCATCCACATTTTTCTAACATGAACATTTCTCATGAGGACAACCAGTATGGCCCGTAAATACCATTGGAAAGAACCAAACTACTTCTTACAGAGTTTTTCCCATTGAAGTTGACAATTAATTAACCAGCGAATAAGATTTTGCATGACCGATTCTACTCAGTCCAGATCAGTTTGTTGAGCAAATCAGAAGACAAATCAGATTAAGTATATATAAGAAAGCCCTAGTTTCCTGGTTAAAGGAAAACCTCAGCATACCAGGTTAATTCTTTGTTTCTACACCCTTTGAGTAGATATATTTAAACAAGACATTTTCCATAGCATTATCTCTTTCCATGTGAAAGCAGAAGCCTTGTGCTGGCACATCAAGGGCTGGGCTTTTTCTCTGTGCTAATAATAGCATTTAGAATTCCAGAACAGTAGTAGGAACTTCCCCATTTCctataaagaaaataatctttaaaaatataatgaagtTTAAATAAACTTTTTGACAAGgtaagaggaagaaaggaacCTGTCAGAAATATCTCTGGCTGGTGGTGAATATCTTCTCTCACCTTTCAGGATGGCCTGGGACTCCTTGTGCAGCCAGGACTTACGGCGGCCTAGGATAAGAAGTGCCTCAAGCGGGATGCCCGACAGcgggagcagcactgggacacCGTCCCTGGAGGAGCTGCGGCGCCTGCTCTGCACACGCACACACCCCACAGGGCACGTGGATGAAGTCTGGCCAAACCTTTATGTGGGAGACCTGTAAGAGACAGGAAGGGCTGAAGGTTATTGCAACTCTTCCCCCAAATCTTCCactctttatttaaaaacagagaGCTAGGCAGTAATCTGGGACCTCTCACAACAGATCTGAGTGTTGAACAAGATTGAACTATGCATAGGATGCTGTAGCATAGAGAAAATGCATCCCAGCTGACTAAATATCTCCTGCCTCCTGGTTTCTCCTCCTGCATTAGTGCAGGAGTGACACACTGCAGCAGCCCACTGGAGCTGTGGCATTGCTACTTCAGGCAGTCATGCCAAAGCTGGGTGAAACAGGATCGAGctcatttttctcctcctcactTTGCCAGATGGCATCAGTCCTCTGAACTGATGAATACTCAGCAGAGGTGACTTGGTGAGAAAGTCTTTGAAATCAGAAAACCCTTAGCTTGTGCAGAAATATCTCCACCACCACCTTTCATCAGCTGAGAACCATCTAAACATATGTTTGGGAAAAAACTGAGGGAAATCTAAGAGTTAGTTTCTTAACAAGTCATTTCTGTCTTAAAGCATTCTGATGAACACTTTGAACCTGATCAACCTGTCAATAAAATAGCCATTACCACTTGCTGCAGTTGTAACAAACTCCCCATCAGCAGCATGTTCTTCCCTGCGTGGCAATGCAGCAGGCAAATCTAATTCCCCATCTTTCCTCCAGGTACGTTGCTCGCGACAAGGCGCAGCTGAGCCGCCTGGGCATCTCCCACGTGGTGAACGCCGCTGCCGGGAGGTTCCGCATCAACACGGGGCCCAAGTTCTACAGCGACCTGCCTGTGCATTACTACGCAGTAGAAGCAGAAGACAACCCCAACTTTGATCTCAGCATTCACTTCTATCCAGTTGCTCACTACATCAGAGAAGCACTGAATTCCCCAAGAGGTAGCTAGACCATCTGTGCATGTTGCATATTTTCTGCATAGTAGATAAGCAGGGAAAGGTATTATTAAACATAGACCAACTCACCTGCATGTGGGTAAGAATGCAGACATCGAAACAAAGTAGCATCCTACCTGCCTCCTCAACTCCTACTGGTAGTTCTGTTTCACTGAAACAGGGAAGGATGCACTAAACAGGCTTTTAAAGGGGTTCTCCCTATGCCTAGTGTTATTCATCAGCAAAAGACAAAACAGCAAGTGTCCTTCATTACCTACAGTGACACACTGCCCTGGGAAGAAGCACATTATTTGATATTTTCAAATTAGTGatgggatttaaaaaaagacaagggCAAGTGTAATATTTGAGTATGAAGATTCAACTACAATGCTACAATCTGTGCAAGTCCTACAAACAATAGGGAAGAACTTACAAGAAAGCAATTCTATAGAAGGGAGCAAACAACATCACCAGCCTAGAATAATGTCATGCTGTTGCTAGAAAATAGGAAGACAACCCACTAAAGCCTTAGATTCACTAAATACGTGCCAGGTGCAACACCAGAGGCTTGGGGCCAATGGGAGATCATTATTATTAAGGGCAAGCCTTCACAAAAGCAAGTCATCGCTGTGCCATAAAACTGTACAGATACTACTCAAAAGTAAGTGATTTAATAACAGTTGCACACTCAGTAAAACTGTTTGCTTGCATCATGGTGAGCTTTAATTGCAATCAGGTTCCTAAAGTACTAACTACCCAGCTTAATTGTATGCATTGGTAGATCTGATCCACACCCTACTAGCCACGAAGGGGAGGCACAGTAACTGCAAACAGTGTACATTCATGCTAGGTACCTGTGCATTTCCTGCTCTTTGGAGGGCTTGTTCTGTTAGAAAATATTTGCCCTTGTGCAACTTAGGCTGCATTTGGGGAATTTGGATTTTCACCCATTTTTATTACAGCATACGCTATTTGCAATTGAAGTCATTATTGGCAGTGCTCCAGAGAAAGGTAAGATCCAAAATCTATTCATGTGTGTAAAAGCAAAGTTCCAAGTCAATTGACtaaagacagaaaacagcagaTGAATTGTAGAAGCCACAATAGCAAACAAAACTAGTGCTTTGCAAAATGCATGCCGAAATACTAAGTTATGAATGCAGAACAAGTTACAGCTCAAGGCATATTTGTCCCTGCTCCCATGCTTTTAGTATTGTTTTACTGAACTCCATATGGAAGTAGAGTTCTGGGAATGGAGACAAGGTGAAATTTAATCATACGCTGTCCAGCTGTTGCTGACATTCATCATTTTGAGGAAAGAGCAacagtttagaaaatatataaacaagATGTTCTGGAAGCATAATTTTCTGAGGTACAGAAATTTAGCAGCTAAATACCCATGACCTGTGCAGGGATGAGACAGGGAGAGGATTGTTATTCATATCatttagaagaagaaaaaaagtggtGTTTATTATAAGCAGTGAAATtgagcaacaaaacaaaatataccAGGTGACAAGAGGCCTGTCCATATTAAATACAGGATGTTACAAGGTACTACTGCTTGGTTGAGAAGTCATTTAAGACTGCTGCTTAACTGTTACAAGCAAATTCAAcaccaatttttttctttaacacaaaTATATTACCCTTTTTACCTAAGAGGACGAGTCAAAGTTAAGACTGTATGAGGCACAAATGTATTTAAAACTAAGAAGCAAGTACTCATTAGAATTAGATAACAACTGTTATTTCCATCATgcttgaaaaagaaatctgatgCTTTATACCACAAGTCCAGAAAACAGCATAGACAGATTTATTCCAGATTCCTACCTTAGCTGAACAGAATATTATCTTTGATGATGTTAGGAGTTCATTTTTAAGGCAGTTTCTTAAAACGGAGGTGTCAGAGTGTGAGCAAAAGGAAGCAGAGACTTGCTCCTACTTGGGAGCTGTTCCTGTCATAGTGGTCAGTGGCTGCATTGCACCCTGACTTCCTTCATAGTCTTTGTTGCAGAAATTAGACAACATGTGCACTACTATTGCAGCCGTGCCACATCAGCATTATTTTATGATCCCTACTTCCTTGACTGCCTTtccttcagcacagcctggcagtcTCTTTGCCATGTAACAGAGCTGTTTGGGAAGGCTCGGACGAGAGCGAACAGATGCACAATCTGTCCCCTTTCCTACAAGGAAAAATATGGACTTGGGAAAGTATTAGCCTTCTCCCTCATGGTCAGCCTCAAAGGACAACACCTTGAATATCAATCTTGACCCTTTGAATGGCCACCTGTGCAATTTGCATTTCTCTGGAGTGCAGCTAAACCTGAAGTAAATCAGCGGGGCTTTGTGAAGTCTaacagaaggaggaaggaaagagaacTTGATGAAAGCATGTCATGAAAATGATTAAACTAAGACTGTGCTGAGAGAAAGATTCCCAAGTAGAGAGCTTTGCCTTTTATTGACCTCTGAACATGTTTAAAACAATCAGGTTAAAACCACCCATTAAAATCTTGAAATGGCAGACTCTCAAAGTCATTTCCCTTCCTCCATTTCAGTAGAGCAAATGAAAAGCTAGGCTCCCTCTCCTGTCACCTTCTTGTTGTGGGAGTTATGAAAGCTACTTAACTTTGGAGAAAAGGGTCTTCTTGCTTGTCTCCACTGTGTGTGCATTACATACATCAGTCTGACCTCCCACTCTGCAGCAGATGACAGCTCTTACCTGCTCTGACTTGCCACTATTTAAAGTTCTCCGTAGGCTTCTTGCTATTTTCAGCTGTGACAAAACAGATACTGGATTAATCAGGAAATAGGCAGTGGATCTGCACCTGGCTAAAATCTAACAGGAGATGAGAAAATAGTAGAACAAGCCTCTAGGGCCCATTagcccagctgagctctcctgctGAGCAGAATACTTCAGCTGGATCCAATGGAGTGAAGGCAGCTGGGACATTGACTATGGGTGACAGATCTGGAGCCTCATCTTAAGCCAAATTGAATCCATCCTGCAAGAAAGCAAGGGCTAGTTTAGGACATTTAGCTCATTTAATGATGATTAGTAAAAGGACAATAAGTTATTATGTGTTTTAATGACTGATCTTGTTCAACAACACTGAATTTCCTAACTTGAATTTGGCCAACAAAGTTGAATGTGCAAACTTTATCCCTAGTGCAAACCCTTTGATGTTAGTAGAGTTACAGCAGGCATGAGCTGGATAGAATATCCATAATCCGCTGTTAAAAACCAAGTATTATTGTTCTGCACAAATCCCAGACAGATGACAGTTATTGTCTGCCTCTGCAAAAAGTAGCTTGAGATGTGTGGTGCAAAATTTCAAATAAGGATTGCAAGATTTAATAATGCCAGAAGCTAAGTGCCCCTACTTCTCCTCAGTTAATCCCATTATTCCTAAGGGATCCTGTTTCATGCTCAGAGAGGAGGTTGCAACATGGTCCCCTAATGTGGGACCAGTCCAACTTCTTTTTGCACTGTATGTTAAATCAGATGGGGGTAGGGAAGACAGAGTTGGAAGCTGACAGCTCATGGCAGGGATTCTGTGGTGTGGGAGATGTGGTTATAACCTCCTTGCCTACAAAACGGCAAGGGAGCTCTGTGAGCGCTGCTCCCCgtggctgtgctccagcagccaccAGCAATCCCAGCCTGAGGGCTGGGACCTCTCAGCTGCCTCCTGTGTGGGGCCAATGGAAAGGCTGGAATCACCCACCGCAGCCAGCCCACCACAGCCAGCCCAAGATGGAAGGGCTGGAATCACCCACCACAGCCAGCTCAAGATGGAAGGGCTGGAATCACCCACCACAGCCAGCCCACGAGGGAACGGCTGGAATCACCCACCACAGCCAGCCCACAAGGGAACGGCTGGAATCACCCACCACAGCCAGCCCACAAGGGAACAGCTGGAATCACCCACCGCAGCCAGCCCACGAGG from the Melospiza georgiana isolate bMelGeo1 chromosome 8, bMelGeo1.pri, whole genome shotgun sequence genome contains:
- the LOC131086357 gene encoding dual specificity protein phosphatase 13-like gives rise to the protein MAWDSLCSQDLRRPRIRSASSGMPDSGSSTGTPSLEELRRLLCTRTHPTGHVDEVWPNLYVGDLYVARDKAQLSRLGISHVVNAAAGRFRINTGPKFYSDLPVHYYAVEAEDNPNFDLSIHFYPVAHYIREALNSPRGKVLVHCAMGISRSATLVLAFLMICEGLSLTAAIQTVRSHRGICPNSGFLQQLRDLDLRLGRGSGRGAEAC